From one Luteolibacter sp. SL250 genomic stretch:
- the fusA gene encoding elongation factor G yields MNPNSPNRQYVLERTRNIGIAAHIDAGKTTLTERILFYTGMIHKLGEVHDGAATTDWMEQERERGITITSAAVTTEWWQHEEAGVTKLFPGQKHRVNIIDTPGHVDFTAEVERSLRVLDGAIVVFDAVAGVQPQTETVWRQATKYNVPRLVFVNKMDRVGADFENVVKEVREKLGANAVRILIPIGSEENLKGQIDVVNQKAVYFSDDDKFGSTYTVKDLEGDQIGLCKEAYDELLNAVADVDDSIGEKFLSEEAISLEDLKNGIRRATIANKLVPVAGGSAFKNKGVQYLLDAVVDYLPSPLDIPAAIGMDPDNEEHKIEVITSDNEKFVSLAFKLWADKFVGKLVFFRVYSGVVKKGDTVYNPRTRRSERVGRLIQIQANEHKDIEACYSGDIAAMVGIKNVTTGDTLAAEKHDVVLEPPTFPEPVISMAVEPKTKADQEKLALALGRLSEEDPTFMVKTDEETGQTIISGMGELHLEIIVDRLRREFKVEANTGAPQIAYRETITAAAGGEGKLVKQSGGRGQYGHVVLSIAPNEKGKGLTIDNKVVGGTIPKEYIGAVMKGVNEAMTNGVVAGYPVIDVHVEILDGSYHDVDSNENAFTMAAIFAMKDAFKKAKPILLEPVMAVEVSTPDDYQGDVMGDLSRRRGQIQNTESKGKLSIVHANVPLKEMFGYSTAVRTLSSGRASYAMTPSHFEQVPNNIVEEIASDRLG; encoded by the coding sequence GTGAACCCCAACAGTCCAAACCGCCAATACGTGCTCGAGCGCACCCGGAATATCGGGATCGCCGCGCACATTGACGCGGGCAAGACGACCCTCACCGAGCGGATCCTGTTCTACACGGGCATGATCCACAAGCTGGGTGAGGTGCACGACGGTGCGGCAACGACCGATTGGATGGAGCAGGAGCGCGAGCGCGGCATCACCATCACCTCCGCCGCCGTCACCACCGAGTGGTGGCAGCACGAGGAGGCTGGTGTGACCAAGCTCTTCCCGGGGCAGAAACACCGGGTGAACATCATCGACACCCCCGGCCACGTGGACTTCACCGCCGAGGTGGAACGCTCACTCCGGGTGCTTGATGGTGCGATCGTCGTCTTTGACGCCGTCGCCGGTGTCCAGCCCCAGACCGAAACCGTCTGGCGCCAAGCCACCAAGTACAACGTCCCACGCCTGGTGTTCGTCAACAAGATGGACCGCGTGGGGGCTGACTTCGAAAATGTCGTCAAGGAAGTCCGCGAGAAACTGGGAGCCAATGCCGTCCGCATCCTGATCCCGATCGGTTCCGAAGAGAACCTCAAGGGCCAGATCGACGTGGTGAACCAGAAGGCCGTCTACTTCTCCGACGACGACAAGTTCGGCTCCACCTACACCGTCAAGGATCTGGAAGGCGACCAGATCGGACTCTGTAAAGAGGCCTACGACGAACTCCTCAACGCCGTCGCCGATGTCGATGATTCCATCGGTGAAAAATTCCTGAGCGAGGAAGCCATCTCGCTCGAAGATCTCAAGAACGGCATCCGCCGCGCCACCATCGCCAACAAGCTCGTTCCCGTTGCCGGTGGCTCCGCCTTCAAGAACAAAGGCGTCCAATACCTGCTCGACGCCGTTGTCGACTACCTCCCGAGCCCGCTTGATATCCCCGCCGCCATCGGCATGGATCCGGACAACGAGGAGCACAAGATCGAGGTTATCACCTCCGACAACGAGAAGTTCGTCTCCCTCGCCTTCAAGCTGTGGGCTGACAAGTTCGTCGGAAAACTGGTTTTCTTCCGTGTCTATTCCGGCGTCGTCAAGAAAGGCGACACGGTCTACAACCCCCGCACCCGCCGGTCGGAGCGCGTCGGCCGCCTGATCCAGATCCAGGCCAACGAACACAAGGACATCGAGGCCTGCTACTCCGGCGACATCGCCGCCATGGTGGGCATCAAGAACGTCACCACCGGTGACACGCTCGCCGCTGAGAAGCACGACGTGGTTCTCGAACCCCCCACTTTCCCGGAACCGGTCATCTCGATGGCCGTCGAGCCGAAAACCAAGGCTGACCAGGAGAAGCTCGCCCTCGCTCTCGGCCGCCTCTCCGAAGAGGATCCAACCTTCATGGTCAAGACCGACGAGGAGACGGGTCAGACCATCATTTCCGGCATGGGTGAACTCCACCTGGAGATCATCGTCGACCGCCTCCGCCGCGAGTTCAAGGTTGAGGCGAACACCGGCGCCCCGCAGATCGCCTACCGCGAAACCATCACCGCCGCCGCCGGTGGCGAAGGCAAGCTGGTCAAGCAATCCGGCGGCCGCGGCCAATACGGCCACGTCGTCCTTTCCATCGCCCCCAACGAAAAGGGCAAGGGCCTCACGATCGACAACAAGGTCGTCGGTGGCACCATCCCGAAGGAATACATCGGCGCCGTGATGAAGGGCGTGAACGAGGCCATGACCAACGGCGTCGTCGCAGGCTACCCGGTCATCGACGTGCATGTGGAGATCCTCGACGGTTCCTACCACGACGTTGATTCCAACGAAAACGCTTTCACCATGGCGGCCATCTTCGCCATGAAGGACGCCTTCAAGAAGGCGAAGCCGATCCTCCTCGAGCCGGTCATGGCCGTGGAAGTCTCCACTCCGGACGACTACCAGGGCGATGTCATGGGCGACCTCAGCCGCCGCCGGGGACAGATCCAGAACACGGAGTCGAAGGGAAAGTTGTCCATCGTCCATGCCAACGTCCCCCTCAAGGAGATGTTCGGCTACTCCACCGCCGTCCGCACCCTTTCTTCGGGGCGTGCCTCGTATGCGATGACCCCATCGCACTTCGAGCAGGTCCCGAACAATATCGTCGAAGAGATCGCCAGCGACCGCCTTGGTTGA